CGTTGCTGGTATTGCCGGTGGAGATAGAGTTCATGGATGAAGAACAGAAACAAAGATTCAACCGATCAGTAATGGATGGGGTTAAACTAAAATGACGCTGGCCGAGTACCAAAAACTCCCGAACGAAAAGCTTTACGGCATCATAGCCGACCTGAAGCGGCAAAAGGATGCGGTCTTTCTGGTTCATAATTACCAGACCCTGGAGGTGCAGAAGATCGCCGATTTCCTCGGAGATTCCCTGGCCCTGGCCCAGGCCGCGGTACTGGTCCAGGCCAGGATCATTGTCTTTTGCGGGGTGCACTTCATGGCCGAAAGCGCCAAGATACTGAACCCGTTAAAAAAGGTCATCATGCCCGACCGGGGCGCCGGCTGCCCCATGGCCGACATGATCACGGCCGATTCCCTGATCGCCGCCAAAAAACAATACGGTGATCCGCTGGTGGTGGCCTATGTCAACAGCTCGGCGGCGGTGAAGGCCCAGAGCCACATCTGCTGCACCTCCTCCAATGCGGTGAAAGTGGTGAACTCCCTTCCCCGTGACCGGCAGATACTGTTCGTGCCG
The DNA window shown above is from bacterium and carries:
- the nadA gene encoding quinolinate synthase NadA; the encoded protein is MTLAEYQKLPNEKLYGIIADLKRQKDAVFLVHNYQTLEVQKIADFLGDSLALAQAAVLVQARIIVFCGVHFMAESAKILNPLKKVIMPDRGAGCPMADMITADSLIAAKKQYGDPLVVAYVNSSAAVKAQSHICCTSSNAVKVVNSLPRDRQILFVPDRNLGSYAARMAGRELILWPGFCHVHNRFTVEDVKAAREDHPGARLIVHPECRPEVTELADEAASTSGMVKAVGEQSGTGEWIIGTEMGLVDQLSQSHPGKGIYPLARHAVCRNMKMTTLAKVAWALENEENEIILPEETAGKAKEALDRMLAV